Proteins from one Gimesia maris genomic window:
- a CDS encoding c-type cytochrome, with product MRRSGGVILFILFTGFYLLTALSADTQERLTDEYKVPDAYPPRELGEIIRLGRALVEQTNVHPLSKDYVGNSLTCSSCHLKAGTDPRAATFLGIATAYPAWSPRENRVITLEDRVLNCFMRSQNGIRPPLGSKVSIAITAYITWLSTGNAIKMNHEKPLGPNHVKPLRIQPELADTQRGATLYANQCADCHGNEGAGTEEGPPVWGEKSYNTGAGLSRNDKLASWLKVAMPPDDTNLSEQDALDIAAYVNSHERPRFLLQEHLPAVERMGTYDWQK from the coding sequence ATGCGTCGTAGTGGAGGTGTTATTCTCTTTATTCTTTTCACAGGCTTTTATCTGCTGACGGCGTTGTCGGCAGATACACAAGAAAGATTAACTGACGAGTATAAAGTACCCGACGCATATCCTCCCCGTGAACTGGGTGAGATCATCAGGCTTGGGCGAGCGCTCGTCGAGCAGACGAACGTGCATCCGCTCTCGAAAGACTATGTTGGTAATTCCCTGACCTGCAGTTCCTGTCATCTTAAGGCAGGCACTGACCCGCGTGCAGCTACTTTTCTGGGAATTGCCACTGCATATCCTGCCTGGTCTCCTCGTGAAAACCGGGTGATCACTCTGGAAGACCGCGTGTTGAACTGTTTCATGCGCAGTCAGAATGGAATACGGCCTCCTCTGGGAAGTAAAGTATCTATTGCGATTACCGCTTACATCACGTGGCTTTCGACAGGTAATGCGATCAAAATGAATCATGAAAAACCGTTGGGCCCTAATCATGTCAAGCCTCTCAGGATTCAACCTGAACTGGCTGATACGCAACGCGGGGCGACTTTATATGCGAATCAGTGTGCCGACTGTCATGGAAACGAGGGAGCCGGAACGGAAGAGGGACCGCCCGTCTGGGGTGAGAAATCGTATAACACGGGAGCGGGATTGAGTCGTAATGATAAACTGGCCTCCTGGCTGAAAGTCGCGATGCCCCCTGATGATACAAATCTCTCGGAGCAGGATGCGCTGGATATTGCCGCTTATGTAAATTCGCATGAACGGCCTCGATTTCTGCTTCAGGAGCATTTGCCGGCTGTGGAACGAATGGGAACGTATGACTGGCAGAAATAA
- a CDS encoding glycine zipper domain-containing protein, whose amino-acid sequence MNCLSRKSGVALLVLGLVSQVGCASMNHTEAGAAHGAGIGAITGAIIGNSSGNAGAGALIGAATGGLAGSLIGNAEDAREERDVAIAQANHERMARAAIHNNDVLQMVHSGVSDSVIMGAIRSRGGAFDLSPQSIIALKQQGLSDPLIEFMQQHNYVSSTQPVVVKQAPAVVSSPSVVFVRPRPRPRYVRPRYGVHSHFHF is encoded by the coding sequence ATGAACTGTCTGTCACGTAAATCAGGGGTTGCTCTGCTGGTTCTGGGGTTAGTGTCCCAGGTTGGATGCGCTTCGATGAACCATACCGAAGCAGGGGCCGCTCATGGTGCGGGAATTGGTGCCATCACCGGTGCGATTATCGGGAATTCTTCCGGTAACGCCGGGGCAGGTGCCCTGATTGGTGCTGCAACGGGAGGACTGGCGGGCAGCCTGATCGGAAATGCAGAAGATGCTCGAGAAGAACGTGACGTAGCCATTGCCCAGGCCAATCACGAACGGATGGCCCGTGCAGCGATTCATAATAACGATGTACTGCAGATGGTTCACAGCGGGGTAAGTGACTCGGTCATCATGGGCGCCATTCGCAGTCGGGGCGGTGCCTTCGATTTGAGCCCCCAGAGCATTATTGCTCTTAAACAGCAGGGGCTCAGCGACCCGCTGATCGAATTCATGCAGCAGCACAACTATGTGAGTTCAACACAGCCTGTGGTGGTCAAACAGGCGCCAGCGGTTGTCAGTTCGCCATCTGTCGTTTTCGTGCGACCACGTCCGCGGCCACGTTATGTTCGACCACGTTATGGCGTCCACAGTCACTTTCATTTTTAA
- a CDS encoding antibiotic biosynthesis monooxygenase, with amino-acid sequence MRAPNSDPVTMVVSAQPAPGNQKEWEETLTNTIQASLKFPGHMGTTVLKQESIRKPTYQIVLRFDQLENLERWKNSPEREYWISRLHALEHCPPAITHNTGLETWFELTHHDEQQQVDHPPKYKIAIIVWISVYVTVIPIINLIRPYMSELHFLLASAITTTITVPLMTWVMIPLLSWILKGWLYPGSNQPVAKND; translated from the coding sequence ATGCGCGCACCCAATTCTGATCCTGTAACGATGGTCGTGTCAGCGCAACCTGCTCCCGGAAATCAAAAAGAGTGGGAAGAAACTCTGACAAATACGATTCAGGCTTCACTCAAATTCCCCGGCCATATGGGAACCACGGTCCTGAAACAGGAATCCATCCGGAAACCCACTTATCAGATTGTATTGCGTTTCGATCAACTGGAGAATCTGGAACGCTGGAAGAATTCGCCGGAACGTGAGTACTGGATTTCCAGGCTGCATGCACTGGAACACTGCCCTCCCGCAATCACACATAATACAGGACTGGAAACCTGGTTTGAACTGACACATCATGACGAACAACAGCAGGTCGACCATCCTCCCAAATATAAAATCGCGATCATCGTGTGGATTTCCGTATATGTTACCGTCATCCCCATTATCAATCTCATCCGCCCTTACATGAGCGAACTGCATTTTCTGCTCGCCTCTGCGATTACCACTACCATCACAGTCCCTCTGATGACCTGGGTTATGATTCCCCTATTAAGCTGGATACTGAAAGGCTGGCTGTATCCCGGCTCAAATCAACCAGTGGCAAAAAACGACTGA
- a CDS encoding protein kinase domain-containing protein — MNDNPEKKEENEESSDELNAQNDQTQSDSEFDSDDRSSEIDQTIISDQWDSETINSDTFDTSESEELFQTSDAPESEQDTNANLPSNDQTIDESVPEDDIYATIVDPESVDLDQTMESDEQGDWAGMQTINENPDEQPEDRNDQTLILNDPVENSDIGATFVEDGNSPSDIEATLVSDDVPPELMATMNSAWGDDMATMADRPDMTIKAPDLPGELISNQTSLVIKKRDFSDTTTSEFNDNAEYELLEILGQGGMGVVYTARQTSIDRQVAVKMLKTKTAQSSEQRHKFLAEAVVTGELDHPNIVPIYDVGSNNSGALFYSMKKVEGRPWLKTVRKNTLAENLNILMKVADAVAFAHSRSVVHRDLKPENVMLGEFGEVLVMDWGLAQSTSGFRKSSSIITTSSMGGTPAYMAPEMATGPVTKISPLSDIYLLGAILYEILTGRPPHTGKTAMKCLMAAAKNKIVATEKKGELVDIAMKAMALRPEDRFPSVQAFQQAILAYQSHSESISLATRAESDLNKAIESENYELFSRALFGFQEALSLWPENSTAQAGVEKATLSYAGLAYGKGDYDLGLSLLNSEDPAHQELIDKIRDAQAERDARQQRLRTAKRVFVGMLATVMFVVTGAFFWIRAEANRALAAEKVAETERDTAVQERKKADAARAQEEVERKKAIAARDEAIEAKRKEEIALLESQKSEKKAIAQKEIAEEAKRQEEYEAYIARIGLAAAKIDENAFESAVELLNQCPPDLRNWEWGRLMHLCSQSSRTFDAQAPIDALAISNDGSQFATGGKDGIARIWDRTTGRVLAAFDHQKYPVLAVAISPDGKTLATGSEDPTGFIKLWNLESNAPIPTKFKDTSKKTPFDQGHTEGVLSISFSKDGKRLLTSSYDKTARLWDVKTGDQLNRYWGHNWWVWDANFSTDEKRIVTASQDGTAVIWNTETGEKGAPFTGHQGPVYSAHFSLDADSTHVVTSGYDRRILLWRPEDIVPYDFSKLVSGKENEPPAYVAFEGHQESVQSVEFTNDGKMLISASHDNTVKLWDIETTKALKTFRGHDSWVQSAMILNDGKWILSASHDAQLKLWNIANYAEIRTLKGRVLAQHVDAILDVSFSHDGKQLVTASRDKTAISWDVSTGNPNKEFTEGHAFLASSAVFLPDGKRLATAAVDNSVRIWDIQTGTEHKRFEHTGRSAAIDVSFDSKLLVTGSDEKTVRIWDIATGELLKELSGHHSEVSAVAISPDKKYCVSGDARGHCMLWDVEAGKLLHKLSGHTRRITALDFLPDGKTVLSASGDNTVGSWDVASGKENQAQILKHPDAILSMAIFDQGKQAATSCADGLVRIWDLASSKVTRTIQPVNGLINSVSVSQDNKRLLTANVQQRVIQLWALETGAELRIPGKNGQLKPFLDFRTRGGMLWTAIFSPYHNSILTVGGRDARLWNDVTAQQVMAFHPHGVVASAAFSPDGKWLVTGSWDNSAKIWNTQTGQAEKKLEQKHNGYVNTVRYSPDGKRILTSSEDGTSKIWNAESGAMLRSLDQSGTHVKSAIFSPDGSQIVTASDDKTLVMWDAETGKKIKTFKGHEWPVREVAYSHDGKRLISGSEDNTAIIWDIDTAKKTVLSGHTAPVASVVFSPDDSRAFTASDDGTAKLWDTDTGKEILTLSSHAQGVTSVDFSPNGRFVATGSQDGQAILWLTVDWKNKAPQVVKLNR, encoded by the coding sequence ATGAATGACAATCCAGAGAAAAAAGAAGAAAACGAAGAATCGTCTGATGAGCTGAATGCTCAAAACGATCAGACTCAATCTGATTCGGAATTTGACTCTGATGACCGAAGCAGTGAAATTGATCAGACAATTATTTCTGATCAATGGGACTCTGAAACGATCAACAGTGATACCTTTGACACGTCTGAATCGGAAGAACTGTTCCAGACCAGTGATGCCCCTGAATCGGAACAGGATACGAATGCAAATCTGCCATCGAATGATCAGACGATCGATGAGAGTGTTCCCGAGGATGATATTTATGCGACGATCGTCGATCCGGAATCAGTTGATCTGGACCAGACCATGGAATCGGATGAACAAGGTGACTGGGCGGGCATGCAGACGATCAACGAAAACCCGGATGAGCAACCTGAAGACAGAAATGACCAGACGTTAATTCTGAATGATCCCGTTGAGAATTCCGATATCGGTGCCACATTTGTCGAAGACGGGAACTCGCCATCCGATATCGAAGCCACCCTGGTTTCCGATGATGTCCCTCCCGAACTGATGGCCACAATGAATTCTGCCTGGGGGGACGATATGGCGACAATGGCAGATCGCCCTGACATGACGATCAAGGCTCCCGATCTGCCAGGGGAATTGATCAGCAATCAGACCTCACTGGTGATCAAAAAACGTGATTTCAGTGATACCACAACTTCAGAATTTAATGACAATGCAGAGTACGAACTTCTGGAAATCCTGGGCCAGGGAGGGATGGGGGTTGTCTATACAGCGCGACAGACCTCCATCGACAGACAGGTCGCTGTCAAAATGTTGAAGACCAAAACCGCGCAAAGCAGTGAGCAACGTCATAAGTTTCTCGCAGAAGCGGTGGTCACCGGTGAATTAGATCACCCGAATATTGTTCCCATTTACGATGTGGGCAGCAACAACTCCGGCGCTCTGTTCTACTCAATGAAAAAAGTCGAAGGACGTCCCTGGCTCAAAACCGTTCGTAAAAACACCCTGGCGGAAAACCTTAATATTCTGATGAAAGTTGCTGACGCAGTCGCGTTTGCTCATTCCCGCAGCGTGGTACACCGCGATCTGAAGCCGGAAAACGTCATGCTCGGTGAATTTGGTGAAGTACTGGTCATGGACTGGGGACTGGCACAATCCACATCCGGCTTCCGCAAATCGAGCAGCATCATCACGACCTCCAGCATGGGGGGGACCCCTGCTTACATGGCGCCGGAAATGGCAACTGGCCCCGTTACGAAAATTTCGCCTCTCTCGGATATTTACCTGCTGGGAGCCATTCTGTATGAAATTCTGACAGGACGTCCACCGCATACCGGCAAGACCGCCATGAAATGTCTGATGGCGGCTGCGAAGAATAAAATTGTTGCGACTGAGAAAAAAGGCGAACTCGTCGACATCGCCATGAAAGCAATGGCTCTGCGCCCAGAGGATCGCTTTCCCAGTGTGCAGGCTTTTCAGCAGGCGATTCTGGCTTATCAGTCTCATTCGGAAAGTATCTCACTGGCAACACGTGCCGAATCTGATTTGAACAAAGCGATTGAGTCAGAAAATTACGAACTCTTTTCCCGTGCCCTGTTTGGGTTTCAGGAAGCCCTTTCGCTCTGGCCGGAAAACAGTACAGCGCAGGCCGGCGTCGAAAAGGCAACGCTCAGTTATGCGGGACTGGCCTATGGCAAAGGTGACTACGACCTCGGACTCTCACTGTTAAATTCAGAGGATCCCGCCCACCAGGAGCTCATCGATAAAATTCGTGATGCCCAGGCAGAACGCGATGCCCGCCAACAGCGGCTCCGCACTGCAAAACGCGTTTTTGTAGGCATGCTGGCAACCGTGATGTTTGTGGTTACGGGTGCCTTCTTTTGGATCCGCGCTGAGGCCAATCGCGCATTAGCGGCAGAGAAAGTCGCAGAGACAGAACGCGACACGGCAGTCCAGGAACGCAAAAAAGCAGATGCTGCCCGTGCACAAGAGGAAGTAGAACGTAAAAAAGCGATCGCTGCTCGTGATGAAGCGATTGAAGCAAAACGGAAAGAAGAGATCGCTCTTCTGGAATCACAGAAATCGGAAAAGAAAGCCATTGCTCAGAAAGAAATTGCAGAAGAAGCAAAAAGGCAGGAGGAATACGAAGCTTACATCGCCCGCATTGGTCTGGCCGCTGCCAAAATTGATGAAAATGCATTCGAAAGCGCGGTAGAATTACTTAATCAATGCCCCCCCGATCTGCGCAACTGGGAGTGGGGCCGTTTAATGCACCTCTGCTCTCAGAGCAGCCGGACTTTTGATGCGCAGGCTCCCATAGACGCGCTGGCAATTTCCAACGATGGCTCCCAGTTTGCGACGGGTGGTAAAGATGGCATCGCCCGCATCTGGGATCGTACGACCGGACGAGTCCTCGCTGCCTTCGATCACCAGAAATATCCGGTTCTCGCCGTCGCCATCAGTCCTGACGGGAAAACTCTGGCAACCGGTAGTGAAGATCCGACCGGCTTCATCAAACTCTGGAATCTGGAATCGAATGCACCGATTCCAACCAAATTCAAAGACACCTCGAAAAAAACACCCTTCGATCAGGGACATACCGAAGGTGTGTTAAGCATTTCGTTTTCGAAAGACGGTAAACGTCTTTTAACCAGTTCCTATGACAAAACCGCTCGACTCTGGGATGTGAAAACAGGCGATCAACTGAATCGATACTGGGGGCACAACTGGTGGGTCTGGGATGCGAACTTCTCTACCGATGAAAAACGGATTGTCACAGCCAGCCAGGATGGAACCGCGGTCATCTGGAATACAGAAACAGGAGAAAAAGGAGCCCCTTTTACCGGTCACCAGGGACCCGTTTATTCAGCACACTTCTCACTTGATGCAGACAGCACGCATGTCGTTACCAGTGGTTATGACCGCCGCATACTTTTATGGCGACCGGAAGACATCGTCCCTTACGATTTCTCAAAACTGGTTTCCGGCAAAGAAAATGAACCACCAGCCTATGTCGCTTTTGAAGGTCATCAGGAGAGCGTTCAGTCTGTCGAATTTACTAATGATGGAAAAATGCTGATCTCTGCCAGTCATGACAATACTGTCAAACTCTGGGATATCGAGACGACAAAAGCGCTGAAAACATTTCGTGGCCATGACAGCTGGGTGCAGTCTGCCATGATCCTGAACGATGGGAAATGGATTCTTTCTGCCAGCCACGACGCACAGCTGAAATTGTGGAACATTGCTAATTATGCTGAAATCCGGACGCTCAAGGGACGCGTTCTGGCACAACACGTCGATGCCATTCTTGATGTCTCTTTCTCGCATGATGGGAAACAGCTGGTCACCGCCAGTCGTGATAAAACAGCTATTTCCTGGGATGTCTCCACCGGAAATCCCAACAAAGAGTTTACCGAAGGGCACGCGTTTCTGGCTTCGAGTGCGGTCTTCCTGCCTGATGGCAAACGACTTGCCACGGCAGCCGTTGATAATTCCGTCCGCATCTGGGATATCCAGACAGGAACCGAACACAAACGGTTTGAGCACACCGGTCGCAGTGCTGCCATTGATGTTTCGTTTGATTCAAAACTGCTGGTTACAGGCAGTGATGAAAAAACGGTTCGTATCTGGGATATCGCGACAGGAGAACTTTTGAAAGAACTTTCCGGGCATCATTCTGAAGTGAGTGCTGTCGCCATTTCACCTGACAAAAAATACTGCGTCAGTGGAGATGCACGCGGGCACTGCATGCTCTGGGATGTGGAAGCTGGTAAATTATTACATAAACTGTCTGGGCATACGCGACGAATCACAGCATTAGACTTTTTGCCTGATGGTAAAACGGTACTTTCAGCCAGCGGCGACAACACGGTCGGCAGTTGGGATGTTGCGTCAGGTAAAGAAAATCAGGCTCAGATTCTGAAACATCCCGATGCCATCCTGTCCATGGCCATTTTTGACCAGGGTAAACAGGCCGCGACAAGTTGTGCTGACGGACTGGTACGAATCTGGGACCTTGCGAGTTCGAAAGTCACGCGGACCATTCAACCTGTGAATGGCTTGATTAACTCAGTCAGTGTCTCACAGGATAACAAACGACTTCTGACCGCCAACGTGCAGCAGCGGGTGATTCAGCTTTGGGCTCTGGAAACCGGTGCAGAACTGCGAATCCCCGGAAAGAATGGTCAACTGAAGCCGTTTCTGGATTTTCGTACCAGGGGAGGCATGCTGTGGACTGCCATCTTTTCACCTTATCATAATTCGATTCTGACAGTCGGCGGACGTGATGCGCGGCTCTGGAACGATGTGACTGCGCAGCAGGTGATGGCATTTCACCCACATGGTGTCGTTGCTTCCGCAGCCTTTTCACCTGATGGGAAATGGCTCGTGACTGGCAGCTGGGACAATTCTGCTAAAATCTGGAATACTCAGACAGGCCAGGCGGAAAAGAAACTGGAACAGAAACATAATGGTTATGTCAACACGGTCCGCTACTCCCCGGATGGAAAACGCATCCTCACTTCAAGTGAGGATGGTACATCAAAAATCTGGAATGCCGAAAGTGGGGCCATGCTGCGGAGCCTGGATCAATCAGGTACCCATGTGAAAAGTGCGATTTTCTCACCCGATGGCTCACAGATCGTAACCGCTTCAGACGATAAAACCCTGGTCATGTGGGATGCAGAAACCGGTAAGAAAATCAAAACATTCAAAGGACATGAATGGCCTGTGCGTGAGGTTGCTTACTCCCATGATGGCAAACGTCTGATCTCCGGTTCCGAGGATAATACAGCGATCATCTGGGATATTGATACCGCGAAGAAAACAGTCCTCTCCGGTCATACTGCACCGGTGGCATCGGTGGTATTTTCACCTGATGACAGCCGCGCCTTTACTGCCAGTGATGATGGCACGGCCAAACTCTGGGATACCGATACAGGAAAAGAGATCCTGACACTCAGTAGCCATGCACAGGGTGTCACTTCAGTCGATTTCTCTCCGAATGGACGATTTGTAGCAACAGGCAGCCAGGATGGGCAGGCGATTTTGTGGCTTACCGTGGACTGGAAGAATAAAGCCCCGCAGGTCGTGAAGCTAAACCGTTAA
- a CDS encoding MBL fold metallo-hydrolase, which translates to MLLKYFYDPKLAHASYLVGCQKTKEAVVVDPGRDIDQYLETARREGVKLTAVAETHIHADYVSGARELADRVGAKLYVSDEGPAEWKYEYASQYKSQLLKDGDTFLIGNIQFQVLHTPGHTPESISFLLTDQGGGASEPMGIFTGDFVFVGSIGRPDLLEEAAGIKGSAEAGAHQLYHSAERFKHLPDYLQVWPAHGAGSACGKGLGAIPSSTVGYEKRFNPALQYDDEVAFVQYILSDQPEAPKYFAVMKRVNKEGPGIIGKAGLFEFLDSDRIGKIQNQATILDLSPSKEFSQAHVPGTMNIPLSMLAGWAGWLVDYSRPVYVITEPDELAEAVRVLQKIGIDEQLQGAFRRAEILADGLATENYPVASPAELAPRIEANEVHLIDVRTDAEWNLSHIPQAEHRFLGRLPEHLTEIEHSKPVVVQCQSSARSAIAASILQAAGMDVINLSGGFQAWLAAGYSSTSMGQDQVTCSPGSKKACSLEK; encoded by the coding sequence ATGTTACTGAAATATTTCTATGATCCGAAACTTGCCCATGCTTCTTATCTGGTAGGGTGTCAAAAAACTAAAGAAGCAGTTGTCGTTGATCCGGGTAGAGATATCGATCAGTACCTGGAAACAGCCCGACGCGAAGGAGTCAAACTGACGGCGGTCGCGGAAACACATATTCACGCTGATTATGTATCCGGAGCGCGTGAACTGGCTGATCGTGTGGGGGCGAAGTTGTATGTATCAGATGAAGGCCCCGCAGAATGGAAGTATGAATATGCAAGTCAGTATAAATCGCAATTGCTGAAAGACGGCGATACGTTCCTGATCGGAAATATTCAATTTCAGGTGTTGCATACACCGGGACATACTCCCGAAAGTATCTCGTTCCTGCTGACAGACCAGGGGGGCGGAGCCAGTGAGCCAATGGGGATCTTTACCGGTGACTTTGTATTCGTGGGTTCAATTGGTCGACCTGACCTGCTGGAAGAAGCAGCTGGAATTAAAGGGAGTGCAGAAGCAGGAGCGCACCAGTTATATCATTCTGCGGAACGGTTCAAACACCTGCCGGATTATCTGCAGGTCTGGCCGGCTCATGGTGCAGGGAGTGCCTGCGGGAAAGGGCTGGGGGCAATTCCTTCTTCTACGGTGGGCTATGAAAAACGATTTAATCCAGCACTTCAGTATGATGACGAGGTAGCTTTCGTACAATATATTTTGTCTGATCAACCGGAAGCACCGAAATATTTTGCTGTCATGAAGCGTGTAAACAAGGAAGGCCCCGGCATCATCGGGAAGGCCGGTCTGTTTGAGTTTCTGGACTCAGATCGCATTGGGAAAATTCAGAATCAGGCGACGATACTTGATCTTTCCCCTTCAAAAGAATTTTCTCAAGCTCATGTGCCGGGCACAATGAATATTCCGCTTTCGATGCTCGCAGGCTGGGCCGGCTGGCTTGTAGACTACTCGAGGCCTGTGTATGTCATCACGGAACCTGATGAATTAGCAGAGGCGGTACGTGTCTTACAGAAAATTGGTATTGATGAACAGTTGCAGGGCGCATTTCGGCGTGCTGAGATCCTGGCTGACGGGTTGGCGACTGAAAACTATCCCGTTGCTTCCCCTGCTGAGCTGGCTCCACGTATCGAGGCGAATGAAGTCCACTTGATCGATGTGCGTACCGACGCGGAATGGAATCTCAGCCATATTCCTCAGGCAGAACATCGTTTTCTGGGTCGTCTTCCAGAACATTTGACTGAAATTGAACATTCCAAACCGGTTGTCGTGCAATGTCAAAGTTCTGCGCGATCGGCGATTGCCGCCAGTATTCTGCAGGCAGCTGGAATGGATGTCATCAATCTGTCAGGAGGATTCCAGGCATGGCTGGCAGCCGGTTACTCTTCCACTTCGATGGGGCAGGATCAAGTTACCTGCAGTCCCGGCAGCAAGAAAGCCTGTTCTCTGGAGAAATAA
- a CDS encoding DsrE family protein encodes MKTPLLRNGMLVILVCVIAGSALAQRGPGGRGPGRGKGGHGQGHDRDHVDFRYLLTNHQKIKRNVQELPNGVQTLTESEDPQVAAKIREHVYWMKERIEKKQPIRMRDPLFAELFKHAAQIKMVTENTPNGVRVVETSEDPYVVKLIQEHAKTVSQFVKRGFPEAMKNHPVPTTQKEAKKPEYIHPNIQRYGKVVQLPHAAQQPRAESKLCVDLTRGGATDQLNPSIEKIARYVNIYEGAGKSPASVQIAVVLHGDATLCALNDDAYAKRFKTESNPNLDCLHELHEAGVSIYVCGQSLIGKGSQPEEVVVFADVAVSALTSLVNLQADGYAYVPLLK; translated from the coding sequence ATGAAGACACCACTGCTGCGAAATGGAATGTTAGTGATCCTGGTCTGTGTGATAGCCGGTTCGGCTCTGGCTCAGCGAGGACCAGGCGGACGCGGGCCTGGTCGAGGTAAAGGAGGTCACGGGCAAGGGCATGACCGCGATCATGTTGACTTTCGTTATCTGCTGACCAATCATCAGAAAATCAAACGTAATGTACAAGAACTGCCTAACGGCGTTCAGACGTTAACGGAATCGGAAGATCCACAGGTTGCTGCAAAAATCAGGGAACATGTCTACTGGATGAAAGAACGCATTGAAAAGAAACAGCCCATTCGGATGCGGGATCCACTGTTTGCAGAATTATTCAAACATGCCGCGCAAATCAAAATGGTCACCGAGAATACTCCTAATGGAGTTCGGGTAGTGGAGACTTCTGAGGATCCCTATGTTGTGAAGTTGATTCAGGAGCATGCGAAAACGGTTTCCCAATTTGTAAAACGTGGTTTTCCCGAAGCGATGAAAAATCATCCTGTACCCACGACGCAGAAGGAAGCGAAAAAACCGGAATACATTCATCCGAACATTCAACGGTACGGGAAAGTGGTTCAATTACCTCACGCTGCTCAGCAACCGCGGGCTGAAAGTAAACTCTGTGTCGATCTGACCAGAGGAGGGGCAACCGACCAGTTGAATCCATCCATTGAGAAAATCGCGCGGTATGTCAATATTTATGAAGGAGCGGGTAAATCACCGGCCTCAGTTCAAATCGCCGTCGTTCTGCATGGAGATGCCACCTTGTGTGCCTTAAACGATGACGCTTATGCAAAACGGTTCAAAACAGAAAGCAATCCAAACCTTGACTGTTTACACGAACTCCACGAGGCAGGGGTTTCGATTTATGTCTGTGGTCAATCACTGATCGGAAAGGGAAGTCAGCCGGAAGAGGTGGTTGTGTTTGCGGATGTTGCGGTTTCTGCGTTAACATCACTGGTCAATCTACAGGCAGACGGATATGCATATGTCCCTTTATTGAAATAA
- a CDS encoding NAD(P)/FAD-dependent oxidoreductase, with protein MISHISENIQKPDQAINDSDQVIHHQVVIVGGGTAGISVAAQLTRGWSNQLDVVIVDPSDSHYYQPAWTLVGGGTFRREKTRRDEASVIPRKAKWIRDAVIKFEPQQNCLRTRDGKTIQYDYLVVCAGIQIQWDDVKGLKENLGHAGICSNYSFESVGSTWDNISHFKGGTAIFTQPVTGIKCGGAPQKICYLADDYFRQQGVREKTDIIFVSGTSSLFAVEKYRKVLEQVVQRKNIETRFNQNLVAVSADTKEAIFRDTETGEESSISYDMIHVTPPMGPPAFISESSLADEKGWVDVDQYTLQHVRFPNVFALGDSSNLPTSKTAAAIRKQAPVVTRNLKSLIAGKPLTARYNGYTSCPLVTGYGKLVLAEFDYDKLPDETFPFNQAKERWSMWLLKKYLLPLLYWRGMLKGRV; from the coding sequence ATGATTTCCCACATCAGTGAAAATATCCAGAAACCTGACCAGGCAATAAATGACTCTGATCAGGTGATTCACCACCAGGTTGTAATTGTTGGAGGAGGGACAGCAGGCATCAGTGTTGCTGCCCAACTTACCCGCGGCTGGTCGAACCAACTTGATGTGGTCATCGTGGACCCTTCTGACAGTCACTATTACCAGCCCGCGTGGACACTCGTCGGCGGGGGCACCTTTCGCAGGGAAAAAACACGACGTGACGAAGCGTCTGTCATACCCCGCAAGGCGAAATGGATTCGTGATGCGGTGATCAAATTTGAACCACAACAGAACTGTCTGCGAACTCGTGATGGAAAAACCATTCAATACGATTACCTTGTGGTTTGTGCTGGCATTCAGATTCAATGGGATGACGTCAAGGGATTAAAAGAAAATCTGGGTCACGCAGGAATCTGCAGTAACTATTCCTTCGAGTCTGTCGGCAGTACCTGGGATAACATCAGTCATTTCAAGGGAGGAACGGCAATCTTTACGCAGCCCGTCACTGGTATTAAATGTGGTGGTGCTCCGCAAAAGATCTGTTACCTGGCAGACGATTATTTTCGTCAGCAGGGAGTGAGGGAGAAGACAGATATCATCTTTGTCTCTGGAACCAGTAGTCTGTTCGCCGTCGAGAAATACCGGAAGGTTCTGGAACAGGTTGTTCAACGCAAGAATATTGAGACCCGCTTCAACCAAAATCTGGTCGCAGTTTCAGCTGACACGAAAGAAGCGATCTTTCGAGACACGGAAACAGGAGAGGAGAGTTCGATCAGTTATGATATGATTCATGTCACTCCTCCCATGGGACCGCCGGCGTTTATCTCGGAAAGTTCTCTTGCTGATGAGAAGGGCTGGGTCGACGTCGATCAATACACGTTGCAGCACGTGCGGTTTCCCAATGTATTTGCGTTGGGAGACAGCAGTAATCTGCCGACATCAAAAACAGCTGCTGCCATTCGCAAGCAGGCTCCTGTGGTAACCAGAAATCTGAAGTCACTAATCGCGGGTAAACCGCTGACGGCCAGGTATAACGGTTACACATCCTGCCCACTGGTCACCGGCTACGGAAAACTGGTTCTGGCTGAGTTTGATTATGACAAGCTTCCCGACGAAACGTTTCCGTTCAATCAGGCTAAGGAACGCTGGAGTATGTGGCTGCTGAAAAAATATCTGCTGCCATTATTGTACTGGAGAGGCATGCTCAAAGGGCGGGTTTGA